TTATGCTTTCCCATTAGACCTGCTCATTGACAAAATCTCGATGGAAGATAAATATGTCATGTCGgcacaagtttgagatttctGCCATCTTGTTGtcatataaaaaagaagaagttaaagTAGATGTGTCACTATGTGtatagtttgaggttttttgtgatttttggattaaaaaaaaacaaagttcgTATGCCTAAAAGTCCAACAAATTTTACTGTTCAAATACGAAATTgttgtttcgaccaaaaaaatatgaatttatttattaataattatGGATTGACGGGCGCAATTTGCCCCCTTAGTACTTATATCATATATTGAATAATTAATATTTAATGAAGGCAAAACCCAATTCGAAGGTCAAAATAGTGtaacattttatcttttaaatcaCATTCAAGTTTGTCTCCCAATTATTAAGGGTGCACATGATAAtacttctgcttcaaaaatcaatttatggcgaaaagttgatttttctacttttcctcaaaagaagaaattgatttttccacTTTACCCCAAAAGGTATTTCTGatcagagaaattcgtttgataacaattgaaaatttctacttttgaaacattatgaacacaaaatattctatgaaaaattattatcggttgccgaaaaatttctacttcattttttatttttattttaagtttctttaaaaatgatttttattattaaaatactatttaatttttaaaataaaaaattattatttattttttactttggcgGCCGGAGACGGCGACTTGACGGTGACGCCCGGCGCGGTGGTCAATGGTTGGCATTAGGGGGCGGCGGTCGCGACCGACAAAGATTAGTTGTTGGCGGCGATAGCGATCGGTGAAggttggcggtggcggtggtcgccGATTGGCAGCACCTGGTGGAGGTTGGCGGCGGCGCCCGAcggaggtcggcggtggttgtCTATTGGGGCCGATCGGCAGGTGGCGGGCGACGGAGGTCTGCGGTGGGCAAAGGCAAGCGATTAGCGGTGGTCATGGGTAGCGGCCGGTGAAGGTCGGCGACGGTCCGCGGAGGAAGAAATTTACGGAGGTGGGTATGattgaaaagagggtgagggcgtgataaaaaaaaggattagataagaagtacttcttgaattggagaagttattttttttaacttttcaaattagggaaaaaacaacttcagaagtgaaaatttctttcagaagtaaaaatttttactaaacggatttctgtttcTGAAGTTACATTACccaatgaatttctgctccagaagcacttctgcaatagaaatccacttccataagtgttatcatgcacacCCTAAGTAACTCCATGAGTTAATTCAAACACATGGATTTCAAATACacgtttttgtttatttgacaATAAAGATACCATAACGTTTTTGTTAATTGTGGCAAACGTCGGGCAACACTCTTGTTCATCCTTTTAAGCTTCGTAATTGGATTTCATATCATGGTTTTTATGAATTATGAGCAGCCACGTGAGATGGCATCTTTGCGATTAGACCTTTAAGCATAATATTTACAGTGTCTAGATGACCATATCGATCGTGTCATCATAATAAGGGATGATGTAAAAGTGGGTGATAAATTTGCATTTGTAATTCACCGCCGAAGATATGATTGATGGAATAGGGATTTAAGGAAAACAACTACGCGAATAGATTGTTTGCAACAAGAATATAAGAAATATTCAAACCTTATCTAAAGGTCAAAGTGAAAATTCAACTCGAACTTGTACCATTTTACTGACCGTCCAAAAATGTTGGCTAGTTTTTCATGACCCATCATTAAAGTGTATTTCATATCTGTATTAGTGAACATGTGAGCCGACATACACTGAGTGTcgtgtttttctttaatttttggagCTAAAATTTGCGACATCGAGACATCTTTAAAAAGCTCGGGACAGTACTTATTCATattgataagaaaaaatttatcaaaagcaaagaaaacaaaacttcatttggcaaaatgacacaaatgacttttgaactttggtccaatatgtAATATATTCCCTAAAATTGAACCCAATATACTATGTGGTTactgaacttttgatttgatcaatatagtccCCGAACATTTGAagcatgttcaacttagttcccGAATTATATTTAGGGACCAAATTGAATGTGCTCCGTAAATTCgggaaaattaaaagttcggggatcatattacatattgagttaaagttcggagaccacatTACATATCGAGTTAAATTTCAGGGACTATATAAgttaaatttaaagtttagggactatgaATCCAAAGTTCAGAAACTATTTGTAccgttatttcaaataaaaagtaGGATTACATGAAAGTCTACTCTCTATTTTATGTGGTCAACAGATCGTCAACCTATTCATTTTAGCGCAtagggattttttctttccgacaaaataaaaagaaaagaaaagaaaaactcttcTGGTAGATTCCTAGAAAGCCAAGGTGCAATGGAGCGTCCTCCGAGCGAGAAATCGGCAGTAAGACGAgatatctttcttcttcttcttcttcttggtacGAACTGAGTGGCGGAGTCTTCATTCAATCAACTGCGAGTCGGCAGACATCTTCCCTAGCCGCAGCCATGGCTGCCACAATCTCGACCCACTTCAGTTTCACGCCTCACCGTCTCCGGCAAACCGTTCTTTCGAACTCCCGTTCAAAGGCTATTCGATTTCCGAGTACCAGAACCCGGAGGAGGATGCTGGTTAATCCTAAATTCGATGCCGGCAGTTCATTAGTCGCCCGGGTCTGTGGCGATGGTGGAGGCAGCAGTGACGCTTTCGCACACCAGTCCACGTCTTCTGTGAGTTTCTTTCTCTTGGCCTCCTTCGTTGCTGTTGCGGAGTACTTCGGTTTCTCAAGGTTTTCAGCTTTCTCGTTCTTTTGGGTGTGGTTTGTTTGGGCATGCTGGTTTTTTTTGTATGGGTGGTAGGTGCATTTTCTGGGGGAGGATTTTTGACGGTTGAGTTAGAGGATACGGGATTGTGCCTGTTTTGGCATTTGGGAAGAGAAGAGTGTATGTTGCTGTTGTTGCACATAGGAAGTTCGCAGTCGTTCATCATTGAAGTTATGTCATTTTTTGATTTAACAATTTTGGAGCTGTCATTTGTTGGTGGatacatgtttttcttttaattgttcattgaaatgaGGAACGGGCACGGCTATGTCCTTATTGCAAAGGCGCTTATGTCCTATATTTCCTCTGTTTATGCATGGTTTTCTATAGGTTCTTCTAGGAAATAATCTAGCACTGTCAGAGAATACGTTGCTCGTGTTGCATTTTGCTTTGGAATGAGGACGGGTCCATTCAAAATGCCTGTGGGCATTGGAGTGTACAGTGATTTTAGTGCATTCTTTCTGTTGATATGATTTTTAACTTGCTTGCTTACATCGATGATAGTAAGGTTAGTTGCTGAGGGTTGTGATTTCTCGTCTCTCCTATTATTCTTCCCTGCATATGTATCTTCCTTCACCTGATTATTAGGCAAGAGAAAGTTGAAGGTGATATGATTGTTTCATGTCATCTCCTTGCCCGTATCCGACTTTGCATTATGCTATTTGGTTCACAATTGTTCTTGTTTTGTTACTTGAGATCCAGAACATTGAAGGAAAAGATGGTGACAATTCCAGTTTCGGGGATGGTTATGTGGCCTTGTTCGTGCGGATGCTTGGCCTAGATCAAGATCCCCTTGACAGGGAACAGGCGGTGGTGGCTCTGTGGAAATACTCACTAGGAGGGAAGAAGCAGATCGATGCCATTATGCAATTTCATGGATGCATAAATCTAATAGTAAATCTTCTTACGTCAGACTCAACTTCAACATGTGAGGCAGCTGCAGGACTTCTGAGATTGATAGCATCCGTAAATATATACAGAGATTCAGTAGCTGGAGCTGGAGCCATGGAGGAGATAATTGGTTTGCTAAGTCGACCTTCTCTGACTCCCGAGGTATAGGAGAGGTATCCATTGCCAGAATTTCTCTCCACAAGTATACGAGTCTTGGAAGGAGAAATTGAGACATTTTATGAACTAATCTCTGCAGGTAAAAGAGCAATGTTTGTGTACTTTGTGGAACCTGTCAGTGGATGAGAACTTCAGAGTAAAGATTGCTAACTCTGAGGTCTTGCCATTAATAATTAAATCCCTGGATGATGAGGACATAAAAGTGAAGGAGGCTGCAGGAGGCGTATTATCTATGTTGGCGCTAAGTGAATCAAGCCACGAAATCATGGTTGAATATGGTGTCATCCCAAAATTGGTTAGGCTTCCTCTAATTGTATAGTTCCTTGAACAATAATTGATTGATAGTGCTTTGAGATTTAATGGCACTTTATTTAGTATGTCAAACCAAATATTAATGCAAAACGAACATGAAAACGGTcaccatttttttctttgtaccAAAATTAATAGTGTTTGACTAAATTTATCCgagaaatttgattttttgttaattgttaataatttaggaaaaagccacgaaaaaccccaaactatgcCTACCGTAACACATTTACGCTaaagtatttttttgtgacGCCATAAAGCCCACTTGCaccaaatttactcaaaacctTTTTATGTGACACAAAACTCCCAAACTTATAGCCGCGTGACACATTCACCCCAAACTCAAACCCGTGTTTAACATTTAAACCCATCAAAACTCTGCTAACGAACGCTGCTAAAATGTTCCTGGATGTGCACATGGACGTTGGAAAGCAAACGATACTAATGTGGCCCTCACGTGGCAAATATATGTCAATTCATTGTATTTTctactgttttctttttccgttATTTTAACTTCCTTGTTCGTTGTCTTCCTTGGTTTGGCGATGGTGACGATTGCAGCAATGGTCACGGTAAGGGTGGCAGTAAGACGGAggatggaggaaaaaaagaaaaagggaaaaaatgttgatggagggtaaatgtgtGGCACGGGTCTAAGtatgggatttttggtgtcataaaaaaagtttgcggtaaatgtgtcacatcaATACAAGTCTGGGGTTTTTCGTGTCACAAAaacagtttggggtaaatgtgccaCTCGTGTATAAGTTGGGATAAGGTTGTTACACGGGTGCAAGATTGAGGTTTTTGGTTCACAAAAATAAGTTTTGGGTAAACTTGTCACAATGGGTATAggttggggtttttggtggcttttaccCTAATAATTTAGTAGTGCATCGTCTCAAGTTCTTGCCACCCAGCATTGAGATGTATTCGAAAAAAATGTTGACTCGTACAATGCCATTATTCTGACTTACTTCGAAACAGTGCTTCTGATTGAATACCAGATGAACACCCATTTTCATAAACCATGattaatattttcttctctcttttgtaTCTGTGGAGCATTTACTTGTCTTCATTGAGTCATGTGCATCGAAACATACGTCACATGTATAAAATTGTCATAAATCAGTGTAAAAATGAATAAGTACAGTGACCGTAGGAGGCTTGGAACAATATTGATCCATAGTCTCTTTGATTTCGATGCTGATAGAACTATCTTAAGAGATACTAAACCGCATTTGTTGAGTGGAATTGGCAAATGCATTTGTTGATTCATTCGATCTacttgttttcctcttctttctctgaATGATGATTACTTTGACTTTTGGTTTTTCTTCACAAGAGGCTAATCTATTTGGTGTTCCAGGCGGAGGCACTTTTAAAGACTGATGCAGAGGGATCCAAAGTCATCAGAAAGGAAGTGAAAAATGCCTTGTTGGAATTTGCTAAGAATGATTACTATCGAATTCTAATTATTGAAGAGGGCCTTGTTCCTGTTCCCATGGTTGGTGCACACGCATATAAATCCTTTAGGCCATCTTTACATTCTTGGCCTAGCTTACCTGATGGTACAGAGATTGAAAAGACTTCCAAGGGTCCTTCAAGGTTCGGTGCCTCTGAGTTACTGCTTGGGTTAAATGTAAATGGCGAAAACCTGAATGT
The genomic region above belongs to Rhodamnia argentea isolate NSW1041297 chromosome 6, ASM2092103v1, whole genome shotgun sequence and contains:
- the LOC115727034 gene encoding uncharacterized protein LOC115727034 isoform X3, with protein sequence MAATISTHFSFTPHRLRQTVLSNSRSKAIRFPSTRTRRRMLVNPKFDAGSSLVARVCGDGGGSSDAFAHQSTSSIQNIEGKDGDNSSFGDGYVALFVRMLGLDQDPLDREQAVVALWKYSLGGKKQIDAIMQFHGCINLIVNLLTSDSTSTCEAAAGLLRLIASVNIYRDSVAGAGAMEEIIGLLSRPSLTPEVKEQCLCTLWNLSVDENFRVKIANSEVLPLIIKSLDDEDIKVKEAAGGVLSMLALSESSHEIMVEYGVIPKLAEALLKTDAEGSKVIRKEVKNALLEFAKNDYYRILIIEEGLVPVPMVGAHAYKSFRPSLHSWPSLPDGTEIEKTSKGPSRFGASELLLGLNVNGENLNVEEARINAIVGRTQQQFLARIGAIELEEETKSQPGNSSGWRLTLLPCMDGVARLILILELEDESAIARAAESIADASINEYMRISFKEAGAIKHLVKLLERDNDAIKIASTHALERLSLSNGVCHIIEAEGALRPLINTLKQKEISDTLLDKTLDLLARILDPTKEMRSKFYDGPINGSKGSSESVSRSDAANGFSGMSSHDSTSTTNSGVQMLDSAVISRLFEILKTSSLTLQRKAASILEFAAITSSVDTVDAANIESGLVAVFQQNVLKDDHLLLRLSSLVQCSFLSVVDDILSLMDINCLCNYQTQNLM